One genomic region from Apodemus sylvaticus chromosome 1, mApoSyl1.1, whole genome shotgun sequence encodes:
- the LOC127681601 gene encoding olfactory receptor 14C36-like, translating into MMANSTLVTEFLLQVFAKTWELRILLSVLFLLVYLGSLLGNLIIIISITIDHTLNIPMYFFLRNLSILDMGYVSVTVPNACINSLTDHRNITVAGCATQIFLFFFCACVEIQFLTIMAQDRYVAICKPLLYPMIMNHQFCVQITLASLLSSLVLASVHTFKTFQLSFCHSNVVPQFFCDIPPLLSLSCSDTFNNKLLLLLTAIGLSGSCFAFIAISYIHILSTVLKVPVKEERGKAFSTCVPHIIVVSVFFISAAYVYLKPPVVTLEVVQEMTLSVFYTVVPPFLNPIIYSLRNKQINKAVKKVMLRITLVFEYKRNEYLSEFSKGRD; encoded by the coding sequence ATGATGGCCAACTCCACCCTGGTGACTGAGTTTCTCCTGCAGGTTTTTGCTAAGACTTGGGAACTCAGGATTCTACTTAGTGTGCTCTTCCTGCTGGTATACCTAGGCAGCCTGTTGGGAAATCTTATTATCATCATTTCTATTACAATTGACCATACCCTGAACAtacccatgtacttctttctcaGGAACCTTTCCATTTTAGACATGGGATATGTATCTGTTACAGTGCCCAATGCTTGTATCAACTCTCTCACTGATCACAGGAACATTACTGTGGCTGGATGTGCAACacagatatttttgttcttcttttgtgCATGTGTAGAGATTCAGTTTCTCACCATCATGGCTCaggaccgctatgtggccatctgtaagCCTCTCCTCTACCCTATGATTATGAACCATCAATTCTGTGTTCAGATAACACTGGCTTCCCTACTTAGCTCTCTTGTCCTCGCAAGTGTGCACACTTTCAAAACATTCCAGCTGTCCTTTTGTCACTCTAATGTAGTCCCTCAGTTCTTCTGTGATATCCCTCCTTTGCTGAGTCTTTCTTGCTCTGACACCTTTAACAACAAACTCTTACTTCTTCTGACTGCCATTGGGCTCAGTGGTAGCTGCTTTGCCTTCATTGCCATATCATACATTCACATATTATCAACTGTGTTGAAGGTTCCTgtcaaagaagagagagggaaagccTTTTCCACCTGTGTCCCTCACATTATTGTAGTGTCCGTGTTTTTTATTTCTGCTGCCTATGTTTATCTAAAACCTCCAGTAGTAACATTAGAAGTAGTTCAGGAGATGACACTGTCTGTGTTTTATACCGTTGTTCCTCCATTCTTAAATCCTATCATCTATAGTCTtagaaataaacagataaataaggCTGTGAAGAAAGTAATGTTAAGAATTACTTTAGTATTTGAATATAAAAGGAATGAGTACTTGTCAGAGTTTTCTAAAGGAAGAGactaa